GAGGCTCGCAGGGAGCGGTGTGGTCATGGTCAAGATGAGTAGGCCGAAACAGGATATGAGATACGATATTCCTACGATAGGGATGGAAACGATTAACAGGTTGGCTGATATGAAAGCCGCCGGTCTTGCGTTTGAGGCGGGGCGGGTAGTGATAGTAAATAAGGACGAGGTTATTGAG
The DNA window shown above is from Nitrospinota bacterium and carries:
- a CDS encoding LpxI family protein yields the protein ICRDLAGKDIGQTIIVKEGAIIAVEAVEGTDETIDRGGRLAGSGVVMVKMSRPKQDMRYDIPTIGMETINRLADMKAAGLAFEAGRVVIVNKDEVIERANSSGIALVAV